ACGACCGCGCCTCCTCGCCGTGCCGGATCCCGTGCGCGACGTTCTCGATCATGCCGGGCTCTTCCAGCATCGCCCGCTCGTAGACGACGCGGTACCGCACGCCGCGAGCAAGCGCGTCGTACTCGTCGGCGTTCTCGCCCGACGCCATCGCGATGTGCCCGGCCCGGCAGAACCACAGCAGCTCGTGCCGGGCGCCGACCTGGATGTTCGTCAACTGCTGGCGGATCGCCGCACTGCCGGTGATCACCTCGACCAGTTGCGTCGCGTCCCGCCGCCGCGCACCCCCGCGATACTCCTCGGCCATCCGGCTCACTGCGGTGCGCGCCCACTCCAGCGATTCCTGCCCGCGCATCAGCAAGGGCCCGAACGCGACATCCGGCGGCGACGGCGCATACCGCGGCTCGTCCCCGGCGACCAGGCTGACCAGCCCCTTGGCGTGCAGCGAACGCAGAATCGCCGACACCTGCGCCGCGCTCAGGCCCAGCTGCTCGGCCACCTGCCGCGGTCCGGCGTCGAACATCCCCACGAG
The nucleotide sequence above comes from Amycolatopsis sp. AA4. Encoded proteins:
- a CDS encoding LuxR family transcriptional regulator, which encodes MLDAIGVTGDEERVYRLLVGMFDAGPRQVAEQLGLSAAQVSAILRSLHAKGLVSLVAGDEPRYAPSPPDVAFGPLLMRGQESLEWARTAVSRMAEEYRGGARRRDATQLVEVITGSAAIRQQLTNIQVGARHELLWFCRAGHIAMASGENADEYDALARGVRYRVVYERAMLEEPGMIENVAHGIRHGEEARSSTVVPVRLAIADGTIALCPLVQNLDGSGEPTAALIRESSLLAALIALFESYWERAWPLRADGTPQDAPGGAGPDRDELHLLSLLVAGVTDKAIATRLAVSQRTVQRRIHDLMTRMNVQTRMQLAWEVSRQGWLDEPAAAG